In a genomic window of Terriglobia bacterium:
- a CDS encoding chloride channel protein — MVEPEAKNAASPVRRKYWRTLGSVLTGEFLTAREEQFFLLLAIFIGIFSGLAVVCFRIAIESARLVLLGSSLKPSFPRVVFIPAAVGLLIAILVIRFFPRARGSGVNQTKGALYIYDGYIAGDTVIGKFITSALAIGSGQSLGPEDPALQIGAGLASFLGRRLKLSRERLRLIAPVGAAAGLAAAFNAPITAVLFVIEEVVGRWSAGTLGAIVLSAISSVVVERWFLGDAPLFRIPQYHLVHPGELGAYAILGVIGGFASLAFVKMVSFLRPWAKRLPPWTQYFQPAVAGAIIGVIAIWFPQVMGAGYDYMDQAMHGQFPWKLLLILAGLKIAATGFSFSSGTPGGLFAPTLFIGAMIGGGVGMFERALFPHLSVPVGAYAMVGMGTLFAGILRAPMTSVFMILEVSGNYSIILPVIISDTIAYFISRQFQPTPIFDLLSRQDGLDLPSLEEERELEVLRVETAMQPRPIVLSGFEMLADARRIAQASGQKFFLVQMASGNWAGITKEALMDGNANDQAPLATVAGQMLPQLYPDHPLDYALRMIGELPMLPVVHRADHSKLLGVINLEDVIRAYRTSGGEAPERAPL, encoded by the coding sequence ATGGTGGAGCCCGAAGCCAAAAATGCAGCGAGTCCGGTTCGCCGGAAGTATTGGCGAACCCTCGGCAGTGTTCTTACCGGTGAATTTCTCACCGCCCGCGAAGAGCAGTTCTTCCTCCTCCTCGCGATTTTTATCGGTATCTTCTCCGGCTTGGCGGTGGTCTGCTTCCGTATCGCCATCGAGTCAGCCCGCCTGGTACTTCTCGGTAGCTCGCTAAAGCCGAGCTTCCCGCGGGTCGTTTTCATCCCGGCCGCCGTCGGACTGTTGATTGCGATTCTCGTGATTCGGTTCTTCCCCAGGGCGCGTGGCAGCGGCGTCAACCAGACCAAGGGTGCGCTCTACATTTACGACGGTTATATTGCCGGCGACACCGTCATCGGAAAATTCATTACCAGTGCGCTGGCTATCGGCAGCGGGCAGTCGCTTGGTCCCGAAGATCCGGCTCTGCAGATTGGCGCCGGGCTGGCGTCGTTCCTGGGACGGCGTCTGAAGCTCTCGCGCGAGCGCTTGCGCCTGATTGCGCCCGTGGGCGCCGCCGCGGGCCTCGCCGCGGCCTTTAACGCGCCGATCACGGCGGTGCTGTTCGTCATTGAAGAAGTCGTCGGGCGGTGGAGCGCCGGAACGCTGGGCGCGATCGTGCTGTCGGCTATCTCCAGCGTTGTCGTGGAACGCTGGTTTCTCGGCGATGCCCCGCTGTTTCGCATTCCGCAATATCACCTCGTTCATCCCGGCGAACTCGGCGCGTATGCCATCCTCGGCGTGATCGGCGGATTCGCTTCGCTGGCGTTCGTAAAGATGGTCAGCTTTCTGCGCCCGTGGGCAAAGAGGCTTCCGCCGTGGACGCAATACTTCCAACCTGCTGTGGCGGGCGCGATCATCGGCGTAATAGCAATCTGGTTTCCGCAAGTGATGGGCGCAGGCTACGACTACATGGACCAGGCGATGCACGGGCAGTTCCCGTGGAAGCTGCTCCTGATCCTGGCCGGGCTGAAGATCGCCGCGACGGGCTTCTCCTTCAGCAGCGGGACTCCGGGCGGACTATTCGCTCCCACCCTTTTCATCGGCGCCATGATCGGGGGCGGCGTGGGCATGTTCGAGCGGGCGCTGTTTCCGCACCTGTCGGTTCCGGTCGGAGCTTACGCGATGGTCGGCATGGGAACGCTGTTCGCGGGAATCTTGCGCGCACCTATGACGTCAGTGTTCATGATTTTGGAGGTCTCGGGGAATTACTCCATTATTCTCCCGGTGATCATCTCGGACACGATTGCGTACTTCATCTCGCGACAGTTCCAGCCGACACCAATCTTCGACCTGCTCTCGCGACAGGACGGACTGGACCTTCCTTCGCTGGAAGAAGAGCGCGAGTTGGAAGTCCTGCGGGTTGAAACCGCAATGCAGCCGCGCCCAATTGTTCTCTCGGGCTTCGAGATGCTTGCCGACGCGCGCCGTATTGCGCAAGCTTCGGGACAGAAGTTCTTCCTCGTGCAGATGGCTTCGGGAAACTGGGCGGGAATTACGAAAGAGGCACTGATGGACGGAAATGCCAACGACCAAGCTCCGCTCGCGACGGTTGCAGGACAGATGCTGCCGCAACTCTATCCCGATCATCCTCTGGATTACGCGTTGCGCATGATCGGCGAGTTGCCCATGCTTCCCGTCGTGCATCGCGCCGACCACAGCAAATTGCTGGGCGTCATTAACCTGGAAGACGTCATCCGCGCTTACCGCACCAGCGGAGGGGAAGCGCCGGAGCGCGCACCTCTTTAG
- the ileS gene encoding isoleucine--tRNA ligase translates to MADTDRATQPAPLELKKTLNLPKTGFPMKANLPTNEPKLLERWKEIDLYGKIRKASSGRPSYVLHDGPPYANGPIHLGTAMNKSLKDFVVKTRTMAGYDSPYVPGWDCHGLPIEIKVDEKLGRKKLEMDPLQVRDECRKYAEKFLDLQRTQFMRIGVFGDFFHPYSTMSPQYEAAVMKNFFAFLEKGMVYKGLKPVYWCIHDKTALAEAEVEYENHVSPSIWVRYALTSEPEKIDPALKGKKVATIIWTTTPWTLPASMAVTFSPTEDYVALESSDWVYIVADKLADDTSRLCSLGPVKKIATFPGTKLEHTTYSHPFLDRKILGVLGDYVTMDQGTGAVHTAPSHGADDFYTGVKYGLDQTCNVDEAGRLRNGLPEYDGLKVFDANEKIVELLRTRGVLMGYDKLEHSYPHCWRCHNPVIFRATEQWFISMEAKLGDGTLRSKALDEIAKVRWDPAWGEGRISNMIATRPDWCISRQRVWGVPIAVFFCESCNELLISKEANRAVVAMFGKEGSDAWYKRKPSDILPAGVKCAKCGSTNFRKEMDIIDVWFESGSSQAAVLGRDGLPWPADLYLEGGDQHRGWFHSSLLCALGLHEAAPFRGVTTCGWTLDDQGRAQSKSLGNVVDPVDIAKRLGGEIVRLWVASVDFREDVVGTEALMERIGENYKKIRNTFRYVLSNLDGFDPAHDAVAFDDMQPLDQYMLLRTEEFAKQVRQWYEEMVFHRVYHRLNDFCVVDLSAIYFSILKDRLYTAAPKSLARRSAQTAIWRIGEALVRLVAPIMTFTADEIWQYLPHVAGRSESVHLELFPNPGEITGPVRDSAHVATVAADWDKLFEIREEVLKALETVRQDKTINDSLEAKVTITTPKETFELLNKHRKHLNAFFVVSATDVLQGAALSVKAERAPGQKCERCWNYSTHVGEDKVYPTVCERCSATLAEIERG, encoded by the coding sequence TTGGCCGACACCGACAGAGCAACACAACCCGCGCCTCTTGAGTTGAAGAAGACCCTGAACCTGCCGAAAACCGGCTTTCCTATGAAGGCGAACCTGCCGACGAACGAGCCTAAGTTGCTCGAACGCTGGAAGGAAATCGATCTCTACGGAAAGATTCGCAAGGCAAGCTCGGGACGGCCTTCGTACGTTCTGCACGATGGGCCGCCCTATGCGAACGGGCCCATTCACCTCGGCACGGCGATGAACAAGTCGCTGAAGGACTTTGTCGTCAAGACGCGCACTATGGCGGGCTACGACTCGCCCTACGTCCCCGGCTGGGATTGTCACGGCCTCCCCATCGAAATCAAGGTCGACGAGAAACTTGGGCGCAAGAAGCTCGAGATGGATCCTCTCCAGGTTCGCGACGAGTGCCGCAAGTACGCCGAAAAGTTCCTCGACCTGCAGCGGACGCAGTTCATGCGCATCGGCGTCTTCGGCGACTTCTTCCATCCTTACTCCACCATGAGCCCGCAGTATGAAGCCGCGGTCATGAAGAACTTCTTCGCCTTCCTCGAGAAGGGCATGGTCTACAAGGGCCTGAAGCCGGTCTACTGGTGCATCCACGACAAGACCGCGCTCGCCGAGGCCGAAGTCGAGTACGAGAACCACGTCAGCCCCAGCATCTGGGTTCGCTACGCCCTGACCAGTGAACCCGAAAAAATCGATCCAGCACTGAAGGGCAAGAAGGTCGCAACCATCATCTGGACGACGACTCCGTGGACGTTGCCTGCGTCCATGGCAGTGACGTTCAGCCCGACGGAAGATTACGTCGCGCTCGAGTCCAGCGACTGGGTCTATATCGTTGCCGACAAGCTTGCGGACGACACCTCGCGCCTGTGCAGCCTCGGGCCGGTGAAGAAGATCGCTACCTTCCCGGGCACAAAGCTCGAACACACGACCTACTCGCACCCGTTCCTGGATCGCAAGATTCTTGGCGTGCTCGGCGATTACGTCACCATGGACCAGGGCACCGGCGCGGTCCACACGGCCCCCTCTCACGGTGCGGATGACTTCTATACCGGCGTGAAGTACGGGCTCGACCAGACCTGCAACGTCGACGAAGCGGGACGCCTGCGCAATGGCCTACCCGAATACGATGGCCTCAAGGTCTTTGACGCCAACGAGAAGATCGTAGAGTTGCTTCGCACGCGCGGCGTGCTGATGGGGTATGACAAGCTCGAGCACTCGTATCCGCATTGCTGGCGCTGCCACAACCCGGTAATCTTCCGCGCCACCGAGCAATGGTTCATCTCCATGGAAGCGAAGCTCGGCGACGGCACCCTGCGTTCTAAGGCGCTCGACGAGATCGCGAAGGTGCGTTGGGATCCCGCCTGGGGTGAAGGCCGCATCTCGAACATGATCGCCACGCGCCCCGACTGGTGCATCTCGCGCCAGCGCGTCTGGGGTGTGCCCATCGCCGTCTTCTTCTGCGAAAGCTGCAACGAACTGCTGATCTCGAAGGAAGCCAACCGCGCGGTCGTCGCGATGTTCGGCAAAGAAGGCTCGGACGCGTGGTATAAGCGCAAGCCTTCGGACATCCTCCCCGCCGGCGTCAAATGCGCGAAGTGCGGCAGCACGAACTTCCGCAAGGAGATGGACATCATCGACGTGTGGTTCGAGAGCGGATCGTCGCAAGCGGCGGTTCTCGGCCGCGACGGACTGCCCTGGCCCGCCGACCTTTACCTCGAAGGCGGCGACCAGCATCGCGGATGGTTCCACTCTTCCCTGCTCTGCGCTCTCGGCTTGCATGAGGCTGCCCCCTTCCGTGGCGTGACCACCTGCGGCTGGACACTCGATGACCAGGGCCGCGCGCAATCGAAGTCGCTCGGCAACGTTGTAGATCCCGTCGATATCGCCAAGCGCCTCGGCGGCGAAATCGTGCGACTCTGGGTCGCATCCGTCGACTTCCGCGAAGACGTCGTTGGCACAGAAGCGCTCATGGAGCGCATCGGCGAGAACTACAAGAAGATTCGCAACACCTTCCGTTACGTGCTCAGTAACCTCGACGGCTTCGATCCCGCGCATGACGCGGTCGCATTCGACGACATGCAGCCGCTCGACCAGTACATGCTGCTGCGCACGGAAGAATTCGCGAAGCAGGTTCGCCAGTGGTACGAGGAGATGGTCTTCCATCGCGTCTATCACCGGCTGAACGATTTCTGCGTCGTCGACCTGAGCGCAATCTACTTCTCGATCCTGAAGGACCGTCTCTACACCGCCGCGCCGAAATCGCTCGCGCGCCGCTCCGCCCAGACCGCCATCTGGCGAATCGGCGAAGCTCTCGTGCGGCTGGTCGCGCCCATCATGACCTTCACCGCCGACGAGATCTGGCAGTATCTGCCACACGTTGCCGGTCGAAGCGAGAGCGTTCACCTGGAACTGTTCCCCAACCCCGGTGAAATTACCGGTCCGGTGCGCGACTCGGCTCACGTTGCGACCGTCGCTGCCGATTGGGACAAGCTCTTCGAGATCCGCGAAGAAGTTCTGAAGGCACTCGAGACCGTGCGCCAGGACAAGACGATCAACGACTCGCTTGAAGCCAAGGTCACCATCACGACTCCGAAGGAAACGTTCGAGTTGCTGAACAAACACCGCAAGCACCTGAACGCGTTCTTCGTCGTCTCGGCGACCGACGTTCTCCAAGGTGCCGCCCTCTCCGTCAAGGCCGAGCGCGCTCCCGGACAGAAGTGCGAGCGTTGCTGGAACTACTCGACGCACGTTGGCGAGGACAAGGTTTATCCCACAGTTTGCGAGCGCTGCAGCGCCACGCTTGCCGAAATAGAGCGAGGCTGA
- a CDS encoding ABC transporter permease has translation MLRIAIKMLRGDRAKYLGLLFGITFTSFLVTYAGSYLCGFMTRGFALITENPNVDVWVMDPAVQSTELTTTIPDSALSRVRSVDGVLYAMPLAVGTVDTRFPNGRFQSFQLIAVDDATLFGLPPLQGGVSPTLMRTPDAVVVAPGGTQGKLQTPVLAADQWPYGQPRLNVPTRELAAGDELRVDEHRVVVRGLANAQPRYPPQPVMYTTLSDAARMLPPKPHLLTFVIAKAAPGVSPRELARRIEAQTGLKARSSDDFKKDTVDWLLVNSEDVGDIASMVSIAMLVGLGVTGVLLYMFTSDSLKQYAVLKAMGADSRLLLTMIFVQAGLCALVGIGLGLGVCAIVGQFVIVEFNFPFRMMWFVPVFATLVVVVVSIAAAAVSARPVLKLEPGVVFAGR, from the coding sequence ATGCTGCGCATCGCGATAAAGATGCTTCGGGGAGATCGCGCGAAGTACCTGGGCCTGTTGTTTGGGATCACCTTTACTTCATTTCTGGTCACATACGCGGGCTCGTACCTCTGCGGTTTCATGACGCGTGGATTCGCACTGATTACCGAGAACCCGAATGTGGACGTGTGGGTGATGGACCCGGCGGTTCAATCCACCGAGCTGACTACCACCATACCGGATTCGGCATTGTCGCGTGTTCGCAGTGTTGATGGCGTTCTTTACGCCATGCCTCTGGCTGTGGGTACAGTGGACACGCGGTTCCCCAATGGGCGATTTCAATCGTTTCAACTCATAGCAGTGGATGACGCGACCTTGTTTGGCCTGCCGCCGCTACAAGGCGGCGTATCGCCAACATTGATGCGAACTCCCGATGCGGTTGTTGTCGCCCCGGGTGGCACGCAGGGCAAGCTCCAAACTCCGGTTCTGGCAGCTGACCAATGGCCCTATGGTCAGCCCCGTCTCAATGTGCCAACGCGTGAACTTGCGGCAGGAGATGAGTTGCGAGTCGACGAACATCGCGTTGTGGTTAGGGGCTTGGCGAACGCTCAGCCGCGGTATCCCCCGCAACCGGTGATGTACACGACGCTTTCTGACGCAGCTCGCATGCTGCCGCCGAAGCCCCACTTGTTGACTTTTGTGATTGCGAAGGCCGCACCGGGAGTCTCGCCGCGGGAACTTGCCAGACGCATTGAGGCGCAGACAGGCCTCAAGGCGCGCTCTTCGGATGACTTCAAGAAAGACACCGTCGATTGGCTGCTGGTGAATTCCGAAGATGTTGGCGATATCGCATCGATGGTATCCATCGCCATGCTGGTCGGATTGGGCGTCACAGGTGTGTTGCTGTACATGTTTACGAGCGACAGTCTGAAGCAGTACGCCGTGCTGAAAGCGATGGGGGCCGATTCGCGGCTACTGCTCACGATGATTTTTGTGCAGGCCGGATTGTGCGCGCTGGTGGGCATCGGTCTCGGACTTGGCGTCTGCGCCATCGTCGGCCAATTTGTGATCGTGGAATTCAATTTTCCGTTTCGGATGATGTGGTTCGTACCGGTATTCGCGACGCTGGTGGTGGTAGTTGTGAGCATTGCGGCTGCCGCGGTTAGTGCCCGCCCGGTGCTCAAACTGGAACCCGGCGTGGTGTTTGCGGGACGTTAG
- a CDS encoding energy transducer TonB, whose translation MAYQEMFPRPEVPELNLLPKERFDLGLWESLKQNYHDTFHPEKLPPLQLTSRPVKVREIWGDYNYRRRGAWGSAVLHALAVGGLIAISIMGAKVVHEVQKQETVSLIAPDISQYVPMSAKKNDDVGGGGGGGDRDKLKAPKGRLPKFAMEQITPPAMVIRNDNPKLPVEPTVVVPPQVKMANAALPNLGDMKAVIPTGPMSNGTGSGGGIGSGSGGGVGSGSGPGVGPGRGGGIGGGVFRVGGGVSAPRALDTPDPEYSDEARKAKYQGTCVLWLIVDENGKPRDIKIARSLGMGLDQKAIEAVRKWKFEPAMKDGRPVAVQINVEVNFRLY comes from the coding sequence ATGGCATACCAGGAAATGTTCCCCCGACCCGAAGTACCCGAGCTGAATCTCCTGCCGAAGGAGCGGTTCGATCTTGGGCTATGGGAGTCGTTGAAGCAGAATTACCACGACACTTTCCATCCTGAGAAGCTTCCGCCCCTGCAACTCACATCGCGTCCGGTCAAGGTGCGCGAAATTTGGGGTGATTACAACTATCGCCGGCGCGGTGCGTGGGGCTCGGCGGTTTTGCACGCGTTGGCGGTGGGCGGCCTGATCGCGATTTCCATTATGGGCGCGAAGGTTGTTCACGAGGTGCAGAAGCAGGAAACCGTCAGCTTGATCGCGCCGGATATTTCGCAATACGTTCCGATGTCTGCAAAAAAGAATGATGACGTCGGTGGTGGCGGTGGCGGCGGCGATCGCGACAAACTCAAGGCGCCGAAAGGCAGGCTGCCAAAGTTCGCGATGGAACAGATTACGCCCCCGGCGATGGTTATCCGCAATGACAATCCCAAGCTGCCGGTTGAGCCGACTGTGGTTGTCCCACCGCAGGTGAAGATGGCGAATGCGGCATTGCCGAACCTCGGTGACATGAAGGCTGTGATTCCTACCGGCCCGATGTCTAACGGAACGGGTAGCGGCGGCGGAATCGGTTCGGGCAGCGGTGGCGGTGTCGGTTCCGGCTCTGGACCGGGTGTTGGTCCAGGACGTGGCGGCGGCATAGGTGGCGGAGTGTTTCGCGTAGGTGGCGGTGTTTCTGCTCCTCGCGCGCTAGATACGCCTGATCCGGAGTATTCCGACGAAGCTCGCAAGGCGAAGTACCAGGGAACCTGCGTGCTGTGGCTGATCGTGGATGAGAACGGCAAGCCGCGCGATATCAAGATTGCTCGCAGTCTGGGCATGGGTCTCGATCAAAAGGCGATCGAAGCCGTGCGCAAGTGGAAGTTTGAGCCGGCAATGAAGGACGGCCGCCCGGTGGCGGTGCAGATCAACGTTGAAGTTAACTTCCGGCTCTACTGA
- a CDS encoding ABC transporter ATP-binding protein → MQSSININSDIAVRCRGVTKSYGTGDAQVKALRGVDLDVRHGELLMIVGPSGCGKTTLISVIAGVLDRDSGECEVLGRDLNEMDQRTRAHFRRGSIGFVFQLFNLLPALNAVENVSVPLLINGLVRGEAEARAKHALETVQLGARLDALPAKLSGGQQQRVAIARALVHEPKLIVCDEPTSNLDHSTGQRMMELLRQLARRPDRALIVVTHDPRIFGFADRIARMDDGKIIEVHEGPSEERLQ, encoded by the coding sequence ATGCAGAGTTCCATAAACATTAATTCGGATATTGCAGTCCGTTGCCGCGGGGTTACCAAGAGCTACGGGACGGGAGACGCGCAGGTCAAGGCGCTGCGTGGCGTCGACCTGGATGTTCGCCACGGCGAGCTACTCATGATCGTGGGGCCGTCGGGCTGTGGGAAGACGACGCTGATCTCAGTCATCGCGGGAGTTTTGGACCGTGATTCCGGCGAATGCGAAGTGCTGGGCCGCGACCTGAACGAGATGGACCAGAGGACTCGTGCGCATTTTCGCCGCGGTTCTATCGGCTTTGTGTTCCAACTTTTCAATCTCCTGCCGGCGCTCAATGCGGTTGAGAACGTCTCCGTTCCGCTGCTGATCAACGGCCTCGTTCGCGGCGAGGCGGAAGCCCGGGCGAAACACGCGCTCGAAACGGTCCAACTCGGTGCGCGGCTTGACGCACTTCCCGCAAAGCTCAGCGGCGGCCAGCAGCAACGTGTCGCGATCGCACGTGCCCTGGTGCATGAACCGAAACTGATCGTTTGCGATGAGCCGACCAGCAACCTCGATCACAGCACTGGCCAGCGCATGATGGAACTTTTGCGACAGCTGGCCAGGCGTCCTGACCGAGCACTCATCGTAGTGACCCACGATCCTCGGATTTTTGGTTTTGCCGATCGCATTGCCCGCATGGACGACGGAAAGATTATCGAGGTGCACGAGGGGCCCAGTGAGGAGCGTTTGCAATGA
- the lspA gene encoding signal peptidase II, with protein MPKTHGLRWIHLAIAVGAILLDRITKIIIERTLPTSDAITVIPGFFQITHVHNRGAAFGLFADSTSEWRTALLVGFSGLALAVVGYLLWRSDHALPTTAIGLSLILGGAIGNLWDRIARGQVTDFLHFYIGSHVWPDFNVADSCIVVGAVLLMLEIVFAKDAVREHSVTGGQ; from the coding sequence TTGCCTAAGACGCACGGTTTACGCTGGATACACCTCGCCATCGCCGTCGGCGCGATTCTGCTCGATCGCATCACGAAGATCATCATCGAGCGCACGCTGCCCACCAGTGACGCCATCACCGTGATCCCTGGATTTTTCCAGATCACGCACGTACACAATCGCGGCGCCGCCTTCGGCCTCTTCGCCGATTCCACCTCGGAGTGGCGGACCGCCCTGCTCGTCGGCTTCTCCGGTCTTGCGCTCGCCGTCGTCGGCTACCTTCTCTGGCGCAGCGATCACGCGCTGCCCACCACGGCCATCGGTTTGTCGCTGATTCTGGGTGGCGCCATCGGCAATCTCTGGGATCGCATCGCCAGGGGACAGGTCACCGATTTCCTCCACTTCTACATCGGCTCGCACGTCTGGCCAGACTTCAATGTCGCCGACAGTTGCATCGTCGTAGGTGCCGTCTTGCTCATGCTGGAGATTGTCTTCGCCAAGGACGCGGTCCGAGAGCACTCCGTCACCGGCGGTCAATGA
- a CDS encoding tetratricopeptide repeat protein codes for MLVIVLLGGFTVTGFITRGYKARQEMLAVRWFSRGDRDLAAGNPARAVDEIQTALAFAPNDDTYRLKLALALMRSGQLPEARVHLANLWEERPGDATVNLQLARVMARMGDAQEAVRYYHGAIYGVWETHPLQNREAVRFELVNYLLSSHQIAGAQAELIALAAELPPNSAQQVKLGDLMMEADQPDRALIAYKNARKANRNNAQADLGAAQAAFALRKYTEARDYARLAVRIDPKMEEATQLEKQSQLILSTDPYAKGINIKTRAERAQAAYEGASDRLNDCLTNHNDPALQQLATQQASNFKRIRPWILQRDPDLLDNVVSWAYQVEATSEGTCGAPTGVDAALLVLAHGAGAR; via the coding sequence TTGCTGGTAATCGTTCTACTCGGCGGATTCACCGTCACCGGATTCATAACTCGAGGTTACAAAGCACGCCAGGAGATGCTGGCCGTAAGGTGGTTTTCTCGCGGAGACCGCGACCTTGCGGCCGGGAACCCGGCACGAGCTGTCGATGAAATTCAAACTGCGCTCGCATTTGCTCCAAATGACGATACCTACCGGCTGAAGCTGGCGCTGGCGCTAATGCGGTCGGGACAATTGCCGGAAGCCCGCGTTCATCTCGCAAATTTGTGGGAGGAGCGGCCCGGCGATGCGACTGTGAATCTGCAGTTGGCGCGAGTGATGGCACGGATGGGAGATGCGCAGGAAGCCGTCCGCTACTACCACGGAGCGATTTACGGGGTATGGGAAACTCATCCTCTGCAGAATCGCGAGGCAGTGCGGTTTGAACTCGTGAACTATCTTCTCTCGAGTCACCAAATTGCAGGTGCGCAGGCTGAGCTGATTGCACTGGCTGCGGAGCTTCCTCCAAATAGCGCCCAGCAGGTGAAACTGGGAGACCTTATGATGGAGGCTGACCAGCCTGATCGCGCTCTGATTGCCTATAAGAATGCTCGCAAGGCCAATCGTAACAATGCACAAGCTGACCTGGGCGCGGCGCAGGCGGCTTTCGCGCTGCGAAAATACACAGAGGCAAGGGATTATGCGCGACTGGCGGTGAGAATCGATCCGAAAATGGAAGAGGCGACTCAATTGGAAAAGCAGTCCCAGCTGATACTCTCCACAGATCCCTACGCGAAGGGTATCAACATCAAGACCCGGGCTGAACGCGCGCAGGCGGCCTATGAGGGGGCTAGCGATCGACTGAATGACTGTCTGACGAATCACAACGACCCGGCGTTGCAGCAGCTGGCGACGCAACAGGCGTCCAACTTCAAGCGAATTCGGCCGTGGATCCTGCAGCGGGATCCGGACCTCCTGGACAATGTGGTGAGCTGGGCCTACCAGGTCGAGGCGACGAGCGAGGGTACCTGCGGGGCTCCGACGGGAGTGGATGCCGCGCTGCTGGTGCTGGCGCACGGGGCGGGGGCACGCTGA
- a CDS encoding biotin/lipoyl-binding protein has translation MIKTVRRYLLPILALVGVAAAVVMVNEGNRAPAATTPLFQPAEAPFSSYIFGPGIVEASTENIAVGTPVSGIVTDIYVTWGEQVKRGAPLFKIDTRDLDAQLIPARAKVSEVETQLLSATANVIQAQQTLAKAENHLRVGESLVPGVSISSEDLASRKLDVAAGEAQVASAEGQVRQIKAQIGSAKAQVKQIEDQVRIHTVRAPVAGAILQMKMRLGEYAQSGVLATPLMVLGNDTVLHVRVDIDQSDAWRFQADSPAVAYVRGNANLKTPLKYVRTDPDVVPQALLTGDATQRTDTRVLQVVYRFDRASLHAYVGQLMDVFIQAPPDASTAARGKE, from the coding sequence ATGATAAAAACAGTTCGCAGGTACTTGCTTCCCATCCTGGCGCTGGTCGGTGTCGCTGCGGCGGTTGTGATGGTAAACGAAGGGAATCGCGCTCCCGCCGCCACTACTCCGCTCTTTCAGCCGGCCGAAGCGCCATTCTCGTCCTACATTTTTGGTCCCGGCATTGTGGAGGCCAGCACCGAAAACATCGCCGTTGGCACGCCGGTTTCAGGCATCGTTACGGATATATACGTCACGTGGGGCGAGCAGGTGAAGCGTGGCGCGCCACTGTTCAAGATCGATACGCGCGACCTGGATGCGCAATTGATTCCAGCACGCGCCAAGGTCAGCGAAGTGGAAACCCAGCTACTCTCGGCAACGGCCAATGTCATTCAGGCGCAGCAAACCCTGGCGAAGGCTGAAAATCACCTCCGCGTCGGAGAGAGCCTGGTCCCGGGAGTCTCGATAAGCAGCGAAGACTTAGCCAGTCGGAAGCTGGATGTCGCAGCGGGTGAAGCCCAGGTGGCCTCGGCTGAAGGGCAGGTCCGGCAGATCAAGGCTCAAATTGGCTCGGCGAAGGCGCAGGTGAAGCAGATCGAGGACCAGGTACGAATTCACACGGTGCGAGCTCCGGTTGCAGGGGCCATCCTGCAAATGAAGATGCGCCTCGGAGAGTACGCCCAGAGTGGAGTCCTCGCGACACCGCTGATGGTGCTGGGTAACGATACCGTTTTGCACGTGCGTGTCGACATTGACCAGAGCGATGCATGGAGATTCCAGGCCGACTCGCCAGCAGTGGCTTATGTGCGCGGCAACGCGAACCTTAAGACTCCGTTGAAATACGTGCGGACGGACCCGGACGTTGTGCCCCAGGCGTTGCTCACGGGCGATGCCACGCAAAGAACCGATACGCGGGTTTTACAGGTGGTCTACCGCTTCGACCGAGCATCGCTACACGCCTATGTGGGGCAGTTGATGGATGTGTTCATCCAAGCTCCGCCGGATGCGAGCACGGCCGCTCGAGGAAAAGAGTAA